A single genomic interval of Bartonella sp. HY328 harbors:
- a CDS encoding biotin transporter BioY, giving the protein MNKEPQLYGQYVQLENQRYDIQCIAVFLGIIALYCASFIQIPIGPVPITLQTFIVTFIGAFFGPRLGALTVVLWLLCAALGLPLLADGKHGLAPFYGVTAGYLYAFPLAAFLTGQLARQGWNGDNFKLCTINMVLGNLLCLSLGALWLASQKGGNIAFFKGFMPFLLGALVKSFAAAFCLKIISHLRVKRAGF; this is encoded by the coding sequence ATGAATAAAGAACCGCAATTATATGGGCAATATGTGCAGCTTGAAAATCAGCGTTATGATATACAATGCATTGCAGTTTTTCTTGGCATTATTGCGCTTTATTGTGCTTCCTTTATCCAAATACCTATTGGCCCAGTACCAATTACCTTGCAAACCTTTATTGTGACCTTTATTGGCGCATTTTTTGGCCCGCGTCTTGGCGCTTTGACTGTTGTCCTATGGCTTTTATGTGCAGCATTGGGGCTGCCCCTTCTTGCCGATGGTAAGCACGGCCTTGCACCTTTTTATGGGGTAACAGCTGGTTATCTTTATGCTTTTCCTTTGGCTGCATTTTTAACGGGTCAGCTTGCTAGACAAGGTTGGAATGGCGATAATTTCAAACTTTGTACTATTAACATGGTGCTTGGCAATTTATTGTGCTTATCGCTTGGTGCTTTGTGGCTTGCAAGCCAAAAAGGCGGTAATATTGCCTTTTTCAAAGGTTTTATGCCGTTTTTGCTTGGTGCTTTGGTTAAATCCTTTGCGGCGGCTTTTTGTCTCAAAATAATTAGCCATTTGCGCGTAAAACGGGCAGGATTTTAA
- the rfbB gene encoding dTDP-glucose 4,6-dehydratase, with protein sequence MKILVTGGAGFIGSALCRHLIAQGHKVFNIDKLTYAGNLQSLKSIENSENYQFHQLDIADREAIGTILVSESIDAVMHLAAESHVDRSISGPDAFIDTNIVGTFHLLEAVRGYWQNLDDEKKQAFRFHHISTDEVFGDLPFDEGIFTEETPYHPSSPYSASKAASDHLVRAWHHTYGLPVVLSNCSNNYGPFHFPEKLIPLVILSALAEKPLPIYGKGENIRDWLYVEDHARALETIVLKGKIGESYNVGGKNERTNLQVVKSICDILDKQKPRSNGQSYHQLISFVTDRAGHDRRYAIDPTKIENELNWHAQETFETGLEKTVAWFLQNQWWWEPLQERAKLAKKG encoded by the coding sequence TTGAAAATTTTGGTTACAGGCGGTGCAGGCTTCATTGGCTCTGCCCTTTGCCGGCATTTAATTGCGCAAGGACATAAAGTTTTTAATATTGATAAATTAACCTATGCGGGTAATTTGCAATCGTTAAAATCCATCGAGAATTCAGAAAACTATCAATTCCATCAATTGGATATTGCTGATCGAGAGGCGATTGGCACTATTTTAGTCTCCGAGTCAATTGATGCCGTCATGCATCTTGCAGCAGAGAGCCATGTTGACCGTTCAATTTCTGGGCCTGATGCTTTTATTGATACCAATATTGTAGGCACATTTCATTTATTAGAAGCGGTGCGCGGCTATTGGCAAAATCTTGATGATGAAAAAAAGCAAGCATTTCGTTTTCACCATATCTCAACCGATGAAGTTTTTGGCGATTTACCATTTGATGAGGGAATTTTCACGGAAGAAACGCCTTATCATCCTTCATCGCCTTACTCGGCTTCCAAAGCTGCGTCAGATCATTTGGTTCGGGCTTGGCATCATACTTATGGATTGCCGGTAGTTCTTTCTAATTGTTCCAATAATTATGGTCCTTTTCATTTTCCTGAAAAGCTTATTCCTTTGGTTATTTTGTCAGCTCTTGCGGAAAAACCTTTGCCAATTTATGGCAAAGGCGAAAACATCCGTGATTGGCTTTATGTGGAAGACCATGCGCGCGCGCTTGAAACTATTGTTTTAAAGGGTAAAATTGGCGAAAGCTATAATGTTGGAGGCAAAAATGAACGCACCAACTTGCAAGTCGTCAAATCTATTTGTGATATTTTAGATAAACAAAAGCCACGCAGCAATGGCCAATCTTATCATCAATTAATTAGCTTTGTGACCGATCGTGCTGGCCATGACCGTCGTTATGCTATCGATCCGACAAAAATCGAAAATGAACTTAATTGGCATGCACAGGAAACTTTCGAAACTGGGCTAGAAAAAACGGTTGCTTGGTTTTTGCAAAATCAATGGTGGTGGGAGCCACTACAAGAACGCGCCAAGCTCGCTAAAAAGGGATAA
- a CDS encoding acyl-CoA dehydrogenase family protein: MIEAQQQQNEGEALSFQSNEIRDGLTGLDYFSQNAINLDERSDKADEILPQLVKTGAIGIGVAKDFGGSGGTICDSVEAIAALSYHSLTAAFVLWGQKTYAHFLLESDNEQLRTEQLPQIIKGSIAGASALSNAMKFMAGLEALQIKVSSETNGKTIVDGIMPWVTNLRLGNFVVAAAIERADKTAFVASFAANDLGLTRSDELDLTALRASHTASISLKNVQIDQKHIIFNNLAASIAPIRPGFIGMQCAMSLGLARRILDEARHNKGAGRNVLNAEIDALTSELANLTNELQQGLIEQQFVSNIAALFRIRIRLADLVAKAIWLELQSLGGKAYLQKTGSDFARRLREAAFIPIITPSITQLKAVLQAQNQ, from the coding sequence ATGATAGAAGCGCAACAACAGCAAAATGAGGGCGAGGCTTTGTCTTTTCAATCTAATGAAATTCGCGATGGGTTAACTGGCCTTGATTATTTTAGCCAAAATGCCATTAATCTTGATGAACGTAGCGATAAGGCCGATGAAATTTTACCGCAATTGGTTAAAACCGGTGCAATTGGCATTGGCGTTGCTAAGGATTTTGGCGGCAGCGGCGGCACAATTTGCGATAGTGTTGAGGCTATTGCCGCCCTTTCTTATCATTCTTTAACTGCGGCCTTTGTGCTTTGGGGGCAAAAAACCTATGCCCATTTTTTATTGGAAAGTGACAATGAACAGCTGCGCACAGAGCAACTGCCGCAAATTATCAAGGGCAGTATAGCCGGTGCATCAGCGCTTTCCAATGCCATGAAATTTATGGCCGGTTTGGAAGCATTGCAAATTAAAGTAAGTTCTGAAACAAATGGTAAAACAATTGTTGATGGTATCATGCCTTGGGTTACAAATTTGCGGCTAGGCAATTTTGTTGTCGCCGCTGCGATTGAGCGCGCTGACAAAACCGCCTTTGTTGCGAGCTTTGCCGCTAATGATCTTGGCCTTACCCGCTCTGATGAGCTGGATTTAACTGCCCTTCGCGCAAGTCATACCGCATCCATTTCGCTTAAAAATGTGCAAATTGATCAAAAGCATATTATATTCAACAATCTAGCCGCATCAATAGCACCAATTCGGCCGGGCTTTATTGGTATGCAATGCGCTATGTCCTTGGGGCTTGCACGGCGCATTCTGGATGAGGCGCGGCACAATAAGGGCGCCGGCCGCAATGTTTTGAACGCAGAAATTGACGCACTAACAAGTGAACTTGCAAACCTTACCAATGAATTACAGCAAGGGCTGATCGAACAGCAATTCGTCAGCAATATAGCGGCATTATTTCGCATTCGCATTCGTCTTGCCGATTTGGTTGCTAAAGCCATTTGGCTTGAATTGCAAAGCTTAGGGGGTAAAGCCTATTTGCAAAAAACTGGTAGCGATTTTGCACGCCGCTTGCGTGAAGCAGCTTTTATCCCTATTATCACACCAAGCATCACACAATTAAAGGCAGTGTTACAAGCGCAAAACCAATAA
- a CDS encoding amino acid permease, translated as MSANNLKKGLSRRHILFIALGSAIGAGLFKGSGDAINLAGPGVLLAYCIAGAVAFLVMRSLGEMALQYPISGSFGRYAASFISPLAGFITGWTYVFEMALVCLVDITAFAAYMGVWYPGVSPWIWTLGITLIICGINFLHVKVFGELEFWLSIIKVSAIIIIIILGAGIIFFGFWTHDGQATGISNLWTNDGWLPHGWFGLIASFTVVLFAFGGIEIIGLTAAEAQDADKNLPKAINAIPIRIVIFYVLSLAVLMSIYPWNAIPEGQSPFTAIFTGLGFPYVADIINIVIITAVVSAINSDLYGAGRMMHGLAEDGQALKHLRYTSPSGVPTITILLMLGVLIIGVILNYFFPDDIFFIFLAMGAFATVLVWLMILLSQVMMRFKSTKEEIKALKFPVPFWPVGPFLAILFMFFIFGLIAYFEDTRFIIYVGLAWLAWLVVCYYAIKHLDKEGRFVLKKKD; from the coding sequence ATGAGCGCAAATAACTTAAAAAAAGGCCTATCACGGCGCCATATACTTTTTATTGCTCTTGGTTCTGCAATTGGTGCGGGGCTATTTAAAGGTTCGGGTGATGCAATTAATCTTGCTGGGCCGGGTGTTTTACTTGCTTATTGTATTGCTGGCGCGGTTGCCTTTTTGGTGATGCGCTCTCTTGGTGAAATGGCTTTGCAATATCCGATATCTGGTTCATTTGGGCGATATGCGGCTAGTTTTATTTCCCCCCTTGCCGGCTTTATTACCGGCTGGACCTATGTTTTTGAAATGGCACTTGTTTGCCTTGTCGATATTACTGCCTTTGCAGCCTATATGGGAGTTTGGTATCCAGGTGTTTCGCCTTGGATATGGACACTTGGAATTACCCTTATTATTTGTGGCATTAATTTTTTACATGTCAAAGTTTTTGGGGAGTTAGAATTCTGGCTTTCAATTATCAAAGTCTCTGCAATTATTATTATTATTATTCTTGGGGCGGGTATCATCTTTTTCGGTTTTTGGACACATGATGGACAAGCAACGGGCATTAGCAATTTATGGACAAATGACGGTTGGCTGCCTCATGGTTGGTTTGGGTTGATTGCATCTTTTACAGTTGTGCTTTTTGCTTTTGGTGGCATTGAAATTATCGGCCTTACCGCAGCAGAAGCTCAAGATGCTGATAAAAATTTGCCAAAAGCCATTAATGCTATTCCAATCCGCATCGTTATTTTTTACGTTTTATCGCTTGCAGTATTGATGTCAATTTATCCTTGGAATGCAATTCCAGAAGGACAAAGTCCTTTTACAGCTATTTTCACAGGCCTTGGCTTTCCCTATGTTGCTGATATTATTAATATTGTTATTATCACCGCTGTAGTTTCTGCAATTAATAGTGACTTATATGGCGCAGGCCGTATGATGCATGGCTTGGCTGAAGATGGGCAAGCTTTGAAACATCTTCGCTATACCTCGCCAAGTGGCGTGCCAACGATCACTATTTTACTAATGCTTGGCGTGCTTATCATCGGGGTTATATTAAATTATTTTTTCCCAGATGATATTTTCTTCATATTCTTAGCTATGGGTGCTTTTGCCACTGTTTTGGTTTGGCTGATGATTTTACTTTCACAAGTGATGATGCGGTTTAAATCAACCAAGGAAGAAATCAAAGCATTAAAATTTCCAGTGCCATTTTGGCCAGTCGGTCCATTTTTGGCAATTCTATTCATGTTTTTTATATTCGGGCTTATTGCCTATTTTGAAGATACACGCTTTATCATTTATGTTGGTTTAGCGTGGTTAGCTTGGCTTGTCGTTTGCTATTATGCGATTAAGCATTTGGACAAGGAAGGCCGTTTTGTGCTTAAAAAGAAAGATTAA
- a CDS encoding glycosyltransferase family 25 protein, with protein sequence MKLFVINLDRSLDRLNHVNQQFSDLGLTLTRIAGVDGTQLSDEDYQHITSVRHWPLELTKREVGCFLSHRNCLKLIAEGKDAFGAIFEDDVILSKNSAAFLENWDWIPSNTDIVKLDTAETPCVIGRTTKKISKDYILAPLVTKHYCAGGYIVSRDCAKKLYALTEFAFAPIDEIYFNPECGVMAMFNIEQFDPAIVIQAGLVSTIRNIASEEANQDVVRKAKKRSFPQKMAREFSRFKKRYLYPLWLVLTRGYQWKTIKFK encoded by the coding sequence TTGAAACTTTTTGTTATTAACCTTGACCGTTCATTAGATCGCTTAAATCATGTTAATCAACAATTTTCTGACCTTGGATTAACATTGACCCGTATTGCTGGTGTCGATGGCACCCAATTAAGCGATGAGGACTATCAACACATAACATCCGTCCGCCATTGGCCCTTAGAGCTCACCAAACGTGAAGTTGGCTGTTTTTTGTCACACAGAAATTGTTTAAAACTCATTGCTGAAGGTAAAGATGCTTTTGGAGCAATTTTCGAAGATGACGTAATTTTATCTAAAAACTCTGCTGCATTTCTTGAAAACTGGGACTGGATCCCATCTAACACCGATATTGTCAAACTCGATACCGCCGAAACACCCTGTGTTATCGGTAGAACAACCAAAAAAATATCAAAAGACTATATCCTCGCCCCATTGGTTACCAAGCATTATTGTGCCGGTGGCTATATTGTTAGTCGCGACTGTGCAAAAAAACTCTATGCATTAACTGAGTTTGCCTTTGCCCCGATTGACGAAATATATTTCAATCCTGAATGTGGTGTAATGGCAATGTTTAACATAGAACAATTTGACCCTGCTATTGTCATACAAGCTGGTTTGGTTAGCACCATCCGAAATATTGCTTCAGAGGAAGCCAATCAGGATGTTGTTAGAAAAGCCAAAAAACGCAGCTTCCCGCAAAAAATGGCGCGAGAGTTTTCTCGATTTAAAAAACGCTACCTCTATCCGCTTTGGTTGGTGCTTACACGGGGCTATCAGTGGAAGACAATTAAATTTAAATGA
- the rfbA gene encoding glucose-1-phosphate thymidylyltransferase RfbA has protein sequence MKGIILAGGSGTRLYPATIGVSKQLMPIYDKPMIYYPLGVLMLAGIKEILIISTPHDLPLFKRLLGDGSTYGITLSYAEQANPNGLAEAFIIGDDFIGDDDVALILGDNIFFGHDLVSHLNNARSQKNGATVFAYHVEDPERYGVVSFDPVTGIATSIVEKPSEPKSNWAVTGLYFYDNSVVNMAKNLKPSPRGELEITDINEIYLKNNALRVVQLGRGYAWLDTGTHDSLHDASSYVRAIEKRQGIKVMCPEEIAFEAGYISAEQVIERANKLGKTDYATYLKRRMNELKNA, from the coding sequence GTGAAAGGAATTATTCTCGCAGGCGGTAGTGGCACAAGGCTATATCCAGCAACTATTGGTGTGTCTAAACAGCTTATGCCAATTTATGATAAACCAATGATATATTATCCACTTGGTGTATTAATGTTGGCGGGTATCAAAGAAATATTAATTATCTCAACACCGCATGACTTACCTTTATTCAAGCGTCTTTTAGGCGATGGTAGTACATATGGTATAACACTTTCCTATGCTGAGCAAGCTAATCCCAATGGTCTAGCCGAAGCTTTTATTATCGGTGATGATTTTATCGGTGATGATGATGTTGCCTTGATTCTTGGTGACAATATCTTTTTTGGTCACGATTTGGTATCTCATCTTAATAACGCACGGAGCCAAAAAAACGGCGCAACAGTTTTTGCCTATCATGTTGAGGATCCAGAGCGTTATGGCGTTGTCAGTTTTGATCCCGTAACCGGCATTGCCACATCAATTGTCGAAAAACCAAGTGAGCCAAAATCTAACTGGGCGGTAACTGGGCTTTATTTTTATGATAATAGCGTGGTCAATATGGCCAAAAATCTAAAACCCTCACCGCGTGGTGAGTTGGAAATTACGGATATTAATGAAATATACCTTAAAAATAACGCTTTGCGAGTTGTGCAATTAGGTCGTGGCTATGCTTGGCTTGATACGGGAACTCATGATAGCTTGCATGATGCGTCCTCCTATGTCCGAGCGATAGAAAAGCGCCAAGGCATTAAAGTTATGTGCCCAGAAGAAATCGCATTCGAAGCAGGTTATATTAGTGCGGAACAAGTAATCGAGCGCGCCAATAAACTTGGCAAAACCGATTATGCAACCTATTTAAAACGCCGAATGAATGAGTTAAAAAATGCTTAA
- the rfbD gene encoding dTDP-4-dehydrorhamnose reductase, translating into MKILVTGKNGQVAQALLSQNSTAVSIIALGRPELDISDKASIEKAIKEHKPDFIINPAAYTAVDKAESEVAQAFLINRDGARNVAEVTADLDLPLLHISTDYVFNGASETPYKESDTVGTVNVYGLSKLQGEWAVSEANKNHVILRTAWVYSTYGNNFLNTMLRLAQSHDQLRIVGDQWGTPTSADFIAAATIAIAQKIATGDCTADWRGIFNLVADGYTNWAEFAAAIFASKHNQTGKIPAITSIPAREYKTPAKRPNFSKLDNSKIKSVFNLEIKNWQDYL; encoded by the coding sequence ATGAAAATTCTGGTTACCGGCAAAAATGGCCAAGTGGCTCAAGCCTTATTGTCGCAAAATTCAACAGCGGTGTCCATTATTGCACTTGGACGACCAGAATTGGACATTAGCGATAAGGCATCAATCGAAAAAGCTATTAAGGAACACAAGCCGGATTTTATTATTAATCCGGCTGCCTATACTGCAGTTGATAAGGCTGAAAGCGAAGTTGCACAAGCCTTTTTGATTAATCGTGACGGCGCACGCAATGTGGCAGAAGTAACGGCAGATTTAGACTTGCCCCTTCTTCACATTTCAACCGATTACGTCTTTAATGGTGCGAGCGAAACTCCCTATAAAGAAAGTGATACCGTCGGCACTGTTAATGTTTATGGACTATCAAAATTGCAAGGCGAATGGGCGGTTAGTGAAGCAAATAAAAATCACGTTATTTTGCGTACCGCTTGGGTTTATAGCACCTATGGCAACAATTTTTTAAACACTATGTTGCGCCTTGCCCAAAGCCATGATCAATTAAGAATTGTGGGCGATCAATGGGGCACACCGACCAGTGCTGATTTCATTGCTGCTGCTACAATTGCCATTGCTCAAAAAATTGCTACTGGCGATTGCACGGCTGATTGGCGTGGTATTTTTAATCTTGTTGCCGATGGCTATACCAATTGGGCAGAATTTGCCGCGGCTATTTTTGCTTCAAAACATAATCAAACCGGCAAGATCCCAGCCATTACATCCATTCCAGCTCGTGAATATAAGACACCTGCAAAACGCCCAAATTTTTCAAAGCTTGATAATAGCAAGATAAAATCGGTGTTTAATCTTGAAATTAAAAATTGGCAAGATTATTTATAA
- a CDS encoding carboxymuconolactone decarboxylase family protein, with product MTRIKLLDISEAPQEVRPILENAQKNNGFLPNLLRVLANAPAALETYVTVSGINAKASFSLNEREVVQITAAALHGCGFCVAGHTAIALKKAQLPKEVVEALRNIHDLDDPKLNAVARFTQNVIATRGNVKDEDLASFKAVGYNDQAALEVVLGVSLATLCNFANNLGQPPINEQLLPYEWKKQ from the coding sequence ATGACACGGATTAAATTGTTAGACATTAGCGAAGCACCACAAGAGGTGCGGCCTATATTGGAAAACGCGCAAAAGAATAACGGATTTTTGCCAAACCTTTTGCGGGTGCTTGCAAATGCGCCAGCCGCTTTAGAAACCTATGTGACGGTATCTGGCATAAATGCCAAAGCTTCGTTTTCATTAAATGAGCGTGAGGTAGTGCAAATTACCGCAGCTGCGCTGCATGGCTGTGGCTTTTGTGTTGCAGGTCATACAGCGATTGCGTTAAAAAAAGCGCAATTGCCAAAAGAAGTGGTGGAAGCCTTGCGCAATATCCATGATTTAGACGACCCCAAGCTTAATGCCGTTGCTCGCTTTACCCAAAATGTCATTGCGACACGAGGCAATGTTAAAGATGAAGATCTCGCAAGTTTTAAGGCTGTAGGCTATAATGATCAAGCCGCACTAGAAGTGGTGCTTGGTGTTAGCCTTGCAACCCTTTGTAATTTTGCTAATAATCTTGGCCAACCGCCAATTAATGAGCAATTATTGCCTTATGAGTGGAAAAAGCAATAA
- a CDS encoding rhamnan synthesis F family protein yields MFFSIKDVIINLLSPKKRRLPWGFNSKIYRYLYNDIDNYGKKPRQHYRNIGMKEGRLYKKSAFVKKTSLNPNLETIVVCCDDENESLFFIDAVKKLSKTFNIILVANSYHLNDIYLPYCNWLIVNKIFDRKKKYASELIKEFATAPNLKFIVSNIYEGGIFYQRLEKAKIASVLIIGNTLAFGKSNLSRGLCTATRVIYTDKTYAEKVLYDYMYGFPDQLTILSAPAHHVGFAAEKINTKIVIGYGDVSFTDGFDVFTKISSLYKLQYPHDKTEFIWLRALNNGSNSSRFEQTQTWSQISKADQSYRILSTKSFNDNYYQKSAVFFDTSRLVNKICHAKSALQAGKPVFALDGVMPLSARYQEENIDEQYLLSQTNDQEFISKLHEHLIAADKTNKDQLDAISTKLGSVDQFVDELLDIGGKAARQIKQEAIDAIELFGKKEFDNSFWTANSLKPFSVKRARQYIRGWKSGVYPRRPCAGFQPGIYAEYHDLGLERKDAFLHYLNAGQPDGPWQWDILTKPIKIEPTALTQKIALQIHAYYIEKLEVMLNALLANEVRPDLFISVKNEADKQIAEYLLKNYPAKVEVLVTENRGRDIGPLLTLFRQQLRNGYDIIGHMHSKTSVHIKDRSYAEIWGQYLTMNLLGDGATIKAADTIIQTMYNDKNINLVFPDDRNGISWAKNRPAAQKLAPRLGIDKLPNYINFPVGTMFWATSDLMKPFFDLELEWNDYLSEPLPLDGTNLHAVERLFGVMNQKISKKLVCTMFGDIKR; encoded by the coding sequence ATGTTTTTCTCGATTAAAGACGTAATTATAAATCTGCTTTCCCCTAAAAAGCGGCGCTTGCCGTGGGGTTTTAACTCGAAAATTTATAGATATTTATATAATGATATTGATAATTACGGCAAAAAACCTCGTCAACATTATCGTAATATTGGTATGAAGGAAGGGCGGCTTTATAAAAAATCTGCTTTTGTAAAAAAGACGTCTTTAAATCCAAACCTTGAAACCATTGTTGTTTGCTGCGATGATGAAAATGAAAGTCTTTTTTTCATTGACGCGGTAAAAAAACTGTCAAAGACATTCAATATTATCTTAGTTGCAAACTCCTATCATTTAAACGACATCTATCTACCCTATTGCAATTGGTTAATCGTTAATAAAATTTTCGATCGCAAGAAAAAATATGCGTCCGAGCTAATTAAAGAATTCGCTACAGCGCCAAATTTAAAATTTATTGTGTCTAACATCTATGAAGGCGGCATTTTTTACCAACGTCTTGAAAAGGCGAAAATTGCTAGTGTTTTAATTATTGGAAATACTCTTGCCTTTGGTAAGAGCAATTTATCTCGAGGGTTGTGTACTGCAACCCGAGTAATATATACTGATAAAACCTATGCCGAAAAAGTGCTTTATGACTATATGTACGGTTTTCCTGATCAGTTAACTATATTATCAGCGCCAGCACATCATGTGGGATTTGCTGCAGAAAAAATCAATACAAAAATTGTTATTGGTTATGGCGATGTCTCATTTACAGATGGTTTTGATGTCTTTACAAAAATTTCTAGTCTTTATAAGTTACAATATCCTCATGATAAGACGGAATTTATTTGGTTGCGTGCATTGAATAACGGGAGCAATTCCAGCCGTTTTGAACAAACTCAAACTTGGTCGCAAATAAGTAAAGCCGATCAATCTTACCGGATTTTATCGACAAAATCTTTTAACGATAACTATTATCAAAAGTCAGCGGTATTTTTTGATACGTCAAGACTTGTAAATAAAATTTGCCATGCAAAATCGGCTTTGCAAGCTGGTAAACCAGTTTTTGCACTTGATGGAGTAATGCCCCTATCTGCTCGTTATCAAGAAGAAAATATTGACGAGCAATACCTGCTTTCACAAACAAATGATCAAGAATTTATTTCAAAGTTGCATGAGCATTTAATAGCAGCAGATAAAACCAATAAAGATCAACTTGATGCCATAAGTACAAAGTTGGGTAGTGTTGATCAATTTGTTGATGAATTATTAGATATTGGTGGCAAAGCGGCTCGGCAAATAAAGCAAGAGGCAATTGACGCTATTGAACTCTTTGGCAAAAAAGAGTTTGACAACAGTTTTTGGACGGCTAATAGTTTAAAACCCTTTTCGGTGAAACGCGCCCGCCAATATATTCGCGGTTGGAAAAGTGGTGTTTATCCGCGCCGCCCTTGTGCTGGTTTTCAACCTGGCATTTATGCCGAATATCACGATCTTGGCTTAGAACGTAAAGATGCTTTTTTACATTATCTTAATGCTGGACAGCCAGATGGCCCATGGCAATGGGATATTTTAACCAAACCAATTAAAATTGAACCTACTGCACTCACGCAAAAAATTGCCTTGCAAATTCATGCCTATTATATAGAAAAACTTGAAGTGATGCTGAATGCGTTATTGGCGAATGAAGTGCGGCCAGATTTATTTATCAGCGTCAAAAATGAAGCTGATAAACAAATAGCTGAATATTTGCTGAAAAATTATCCCGCTAAAGTTGAAGTTTTGGTAACTGAAAATCGCGGTCGTGATATTGGCCCACTCTTGACCCTGTTTCGCCAGCAATTGCGCAATGGCTATGATATTATTGGCCACATGCACAGTAAAACAAGTGTGCACATTAAAGATCGCTCATATGCCGAAATTTGGGGACAATATCTAACCATGAATCTTTTAGGTGATGGAGCAACAATCAAGGCAGCTGATACAATAATTCAAACAATGTATAATGACAAAAATATTAATTTGGTTTTTCCCGATGATCGAAATGGCATTAGCTGGGCTAAAAATCGCCCTGCGGCGCAAAAATTAGCACCGCGTCTTGGTATTGATAAATTGCCCAATTATATTAATTTTCCGGTTGGTACAATGTTTTGGGCAACAAGTGACTTAATGAAACCATTCTTTGATCTTGAACTTGAATGGAATGATTATTTAAGTGAACCGCTGCCATTGGATGGCACAAATTTACACGCAGTTGAACGCCTTTTTGGCGTAATGAACCAAAAAATATCTAAAAAATTAGTTTGCACAATGTTTGGAGATATAAAGCGTTAG
- the rfbC gene encoding dTDP-4-dehydrorhamnose 3,5-epimerase, whose protein sequence is MLNVEKTPLDGVLIIKPKKFGDHRGFFSETYNRQLFTEAGVEAEFVQDNHSFSKQKGVLRGLHYQLQPHAQGKLVRVTRGRVFDVAVDIRKSSPTFMQWTGVELSAENWTQFYIPPGFAHGFLTLEDDCEFLYKVTDFYAPSCDRSIRFDDPDIAINWPIDTSNLVLSDKDLNAPFLKDADIFD, encoded by the coding sequence ATGCTTAATGTTGAAAAAACACCTCTTGATGGCGTGCTTATTATTAAGCCAAAGAAATTTGGTGATCATCGCGGTTTTTTCTCTGAAACCTATAATCGTCAATTATTTACTGAAGCTGGTGTTGAAGCCGAATTTGTTCAAGATAATCACTCTTTTTCTAAGCAAAAAGGCGTTTTACGGGGATTGCATTATCAATTACAACCCCATGCCCAAGGTAAATTGGTGCGAGTAACACGCGGCCGCGTATTTGATGTGGCGGTTGACATTCGCAAAAGTTCCCCTACCTTTATGCAATGGACTGGAGTTGAATTATCAGCGGAAAATTGGACACAATTTTATATTCCACCGGGTTTTGCCCATGGTTTTTTAACGCTTGAGGATGATTGTGAATTTTTATATAAGGTGACCGATTTTTATGCACCTAGCTGCGATCGTTCAATCCGTTTTGATGACCCAGATATTGCAATTAACTGGCCGATAGATACCAGCAATCTTGTTTTATCCGACAAGGATTTAAATGCGCCGTTTTTAAAAGACGCTGATATTTTTGACTAA